Proteins from a genomic interval of Papaver somniferum cultivar HN1 chromosome 4, ASM357369v1, whole genome shotgun sequence:
- the LOC113272011 gene encoding BTB/POZ and MATH domain-containing protein 3-like translates to MAPTRRRVSKGNTNNDHGMSWSQSIHETVKGSHEYKIKGYSLAKGMGAGEYMASGEFTVGGHEWVILFNPDGNTEDSKEYVSVYLELVSPGQEAVRALFEFKLLDQSGKNKYGTAPDRYLRTFETGRTMWGWDEYMKRSDLETSTFLKDDCLSIHCAVEVVVQNHVESSARCPVFKAQFSGLVGNPDMETVTIEEFDPFAFKAMLLFLYSDEIPEPSELSDLYSHCTSTTIMRHLLAAADRFVFARLKVMCEAKLCEEITTDSVATTLGLADRYQCLQLKTACLNFAAKPENLEEVMKSDGFAHFDKSNSSLLIDLLKASAVLNKK, encoded by the exons ATGGCTCCAACAAGGCGGAGAGTTTCTAAGGGTAATACTAATAATGATCACGGGATGTCTTGGTCGCAGTCGATCCATGAGACTGTGAAAGGTTCTCATGAGTATAAGATAAAAGGATATTCTCTAGCAAAGGGAATGGGAGCTGGTGAATACATGGCTAGTGGCGAATTCACAGTTGGTGGTCATGAATGGGTTATACTTTTTAATCCAGACGGCAATACTGAAGATAGCAAGGAGTACGTATCCGTGTACCTTGAGTTAGTAAGCCCTGGACAAGAAGCAGTTAGGGCACTGTTTGAATTTAAATTACTGGATCAAAGCGGAAAAAACAAATACGGTACTGCTCCAGATCGATATCTAAGGACGTTTGAGACAGGAAGGACAATGTG GGGATGGGATGAGTATATGAAGAGGTCGGACTTGGAGACCTCGACTTTTCTCAAGGATGATTGTCTTAGCATCCATTGTGCCGTCGAAGTAGTAGTGCAAAATCATGTAGAAAGCTCGG CTCGATGTCCCGTATTTAAAGCTCAGTTTTCTGGATTGGTGGGTAACCCAGACATGGAAACTGTAACCATTGAAGAGTTTGATCCCTTTGCATTTAAG GCCATGTTGCTATTCTTGTACTCAGATGAAATTCCTGAGCCAAGTGAACTTTCTGATTTATATTCTCACTGCACTTCAACTACAATTATGCGACATTTGTTAGCTGCAGCAGATCGCTTTGTTTTTGCCCGATTGAAAGTCATGTGTGAGGCAAAATTATGTGAAGAAATAACTACAGATTCCGTGGCAACAACGCTAGGCCTAGCAGACCGATACCAGTGCTTGCAACTTAAAACTGCATGTCTAAACTTTGCAGCTAAACCCGAAAATTTGGAAG AGGTTATGAAGTCTGACGGGTTTGCACATTTCGACAAGAGTAATTCCTCTCTTTTGATTGATCTGTTGAAGGCTAGTGCAGTGTTAAATAAAAAATGA